Genomic DNA from Flavobacterium sp. N502540:
ATACCGATTCTTTTCGGCAGATGATTTACAAAGTCATTTCAGGATGGCTGCCTTTGGACGATACAGCTATAATAACTCTTACTTTAATCAGGAAGCGATAGATCTGGCAAATGGAAATTCAGGTTACGAAGCCGGTTTGGTTGCCACACAGTTGCTTCATAAAGTAGCTATAAGTTCTTCTGTAAGTTATGTGCGCGCTCTTAACAATGCCGATTACAGCTTTCCGGATATGCTGGGTAAAAATGCCATCAATTATACCTTCTCTGTGGGTAAATTAATGCATCCTAAAAAATATACCAGTTACAAACAGACGAACATTAATGCAATGTTGGAGTTTACCGGACAAACTATTACCGAAAATGGCAGATCGTACCTGGATGTAGTTCCTTCGATTCAGTTTATCATCAACAGTCAGGCGAGAATTGACCTGGCTTACAAAAAAGAGTTGTACAGTTCTATGCAGCGTATGGCAACCGATGGTGTTTTTCTGAAACTGGAATATACTTTTTTCAATGTAACGAAGTAAATAAATCCCATTACAACTGGAACAAATCGTTCTGATTAAACCTATAAAATGAAGAAAATAATTTATTTATTATTCCTGTTCTTTGCTTTTGCCAAAGTCCAGGCGCAGATTATAAATCCTGTGAAATGGGAAGCTTCGATCGAGAAAAAATCCGATTCGGAATATCAGCTTTCTTTTAAAGGAGCTATTGAAAAAGACTGGCATGTATATTCGCAATTCACTCCCGAAGATGGTCCGCTTCCGGCTGAATTCCTTTTTCATGATTCCAAAAGCAATTATGAACTTATTGGAAAAGCAACCGAAAGCGAAACCCACCGAAAGTTTAATGAAATCTTTGGGGTAGATGAAATTTTCTTTTCGGACAAAGCTGTGTTTACCCAATTAATCAAACAGACCAATCCGGAAAAAGAAGTCATACAGGTAGAGCTTTCTTATCAGGTTTGCAAAGAGAATTGTATTAGCGAAACCAAGTACTTTGAATTCAATCTCAAAACGCTTGAAGCAAAAGAAATTCAGGCTGCCGATATTACAAACGAGAAAACGGAAAAAACAACAATAAATCCCGCTATAGAAAAACAACCGGAATCTGAAAAAACAGATTCCAGTTTGTACATGATTTTCATTATTGCGTTCTTATCCGGTTTTGCCGCACTGCTTACCCCTTGTGTGTTTCCGATGATTCCCATGACGGTAAGTTTCTTTACCAAACAAAGTAAAACGAAAGCTAAAGGAATTAAAAATGCTATTATTTATGGCATTTCAATTATCCTGATTTATGTATTTCTAGGCTCTGTAATTACGCTCATTTTTGGTGCAGATGCCTTAAACGCACTATCTACCAATGTCTGGTTTAATATTATCTTTTTTATCTTACTGATTGTGTTCGCGGCCTCTTTCCTGGGTGCATTCGAAATCATGTTACCCAATTCATGGGCGAATAAAGTAGATCAGCAGGCAGATAAAGGTGGTATTATTGGAATCGTTTTTATGGCATTGGCTCTGGCAATTGTTTCTTTTTCCTGCACGGGACCCATTATAGGAACTCTACTGGTTGAAGCAGCTTCTAAAGGCGGAATTGCACCGATTGTGGGAATGTTAGGTTTCTCATCGGCTTTGGCATTGCCTTTTATGCTTTTTGCCATGTTCCCGGGCTGGTTAAATACACTGCCAAAATCCGGTGGCTGGCTCAATACCGTAAAAGTGTTTCTGGGCTTTCTGGAATTGGCTTTGGCCTTTAAATTTTTATCCAATGCCGATTTAGTGCTACAATTACACTGGTTTGAAAGAGAAATCTTCCTGGCCATTTGGATCGCTATATTTGGTACGCTGGCTTTCTATCTATTTGGAAAAATAACCTTGCCACATGATTCTCCAACGTCATCTATTTCGGTAGGCCGTTTAGGAGTTGGATTAATCGTACTGACATTTACCATTTATCTGATTCCCGGCTTATGGGGTGCTCCCTTGAAATTAATTAGTGGTTTCCCTCCTCCAATGACTTATAGCGAATCTCCTTATGGTGTGGGTGGGGCTGGAAAAAATACCTCATCAGCTGAAAAATCATTACCAGACGGGGCACACAAAGGCCCTCATGACAT
This window encodes:
- a CDS encoding protein-disulfide reductase DsbD family protein, translated to MKKIIYLLFLFFAFAKVQAQIINPVKWEASIEKKSDSEYQLSFKGAIEKDWHVYSQFTPEDGPLPAEFLFHDSKSNYELIGKATESETHRKFNEIFGVDEIFFSDKAVFTQLIKQTNPEKEVIQVELSYQVCKENCISETKYFEFNLKTLEAKEIQAADITNEKTEKTTINPAIEKQPESEKTDSSLYMIFIIAFLSGFAALLTPCVFPMIPMTVSFFTKQSKTKAKGIKNAIIYGISIILIYVFLGSVITLIFGADALNALSTNVWFNIIFFILLIVFAASFLGAFEIMLPNSWANKVDQQADKGGIIGIVFMALALAIVSFSCTGPIIGTLLVEAASKGGIAPIVGMLGFSSALALPFMLFAMFPGWLNTLPKSGGWLNTVKVFLGFLELALAFKFLSNADLVLQLHWFEREIFLAIWIAIFGTLAFYLFGKITLPHDSPTSSISVGRLGVGLIVLTFTIYLIPGLWGAPLKLISGFPPPMTYSESPYGVGGAGKNTSSAEKSLPDGAHKGPHDIMAFKDYEKGLAYAKSVNKPILLDFTGFACVNCRKMEDYVWSDPRILSILNNEVVLISLYVDDKRELPLEEQYVSKETGKKITTIGNKWSDFQITRYKANAQPYYILLDTNEEKLSKPAGYTPDITEYEQWLKSGIAKLKK